The Streptomyces sp. NBC_00306 sequence CGCACAGCGCCGCACACCTCGCAGGGCCGTCATGCGTGACCGGCCCCCCCGGCGCCCCGACCGGCGCCCGCCGCCCAGGCCTCAGCCGCCGGCCGTCCGCAGATACGCGGCGAGCGCCTCGATCGCCGCCGGATTGCGCGGGCTCTCCACCAGGTCCACGTAGTCGAGCACGAAGATCTTCCGGTTCTTGACCGCGGCGACATGCGCAAGCGGGGGATAGGACAGCAGGAACTTCCGCTTCGCCTCGGCGCTCGGCTGCGCGTAGTCGTTGATGACGATGACGTCCGGGTTCTTCTCGACCACGCTCTCCCAGCCGATCGTCGTCCATGAGTCCGCCAGGTCATGCGTGATGGACGTGCCGCCCGCCTTGGTGATGATCTCCTCGGGCGCGGCGAAACGGCCCGCCGTGAACGGCTTGTCCTCGCCACTGTCGTAGAGGAAGACCGTGGGCCGCTCGGCACTCCGGGGAGTCCTGGCCGCGACGACGGCGATCCGCTTCTTGAAGTCGGCGATCAGCTTCGCGGCCCGGTCCTCCACGCCGAAGAGCTTTCCGAGGTTGGTGAGGTCGGTGTACAAGGCCTGGAGCGGCGGCATGATGCCGCGTGCCTTCTCGTTGCCGTTGCGGCAGGACTCGGTGAGGACGTACGAGTCGACACCGACCTTGCGCAGCGAGTCCGGCGTGATGCCGTCGCCCTCGCTGAAGCCGTAGTTCCAGCCGGCGAAGACCATGTCGGCACGCGCGTCGAGCACCACCTCGCGCGTGATCGTCTTCTTGGAGAGCCACGGCACCTTGTCGTATCCGGCGTGCCAGGGCACTCCGTTCAAGTCGCCCTTGTCGTCCGGCATCACATAGCCGGCCATGCGGTCCTCCAGACCCAGGGCGAACATGATCTCGGTGATGCCGACATCGTTCGTCACCACGCGCCGGGGCACCTTGTCGAAGGTCACCTTCCGCCCGCAGTTCTCGATGGTCACCGGCCCGGCGTCGCCCTTCGCGTCGGAGGGCTCGGACTTCTTCGCGCCGCACCCCGCCAGCGTCAGGGTGAGGACGGCGGCGAAGGCGGCGCAACGGCGGCGGGACATGACGGACATGAGGGTTTCCTATTCGGGGAGAGCGGCTTCGGGGAGCGCCGCGACGGGGAGCTGGGCCGGCGCGGGCAGCCGGTCGAACAGCAGCCGCAGGGCGCCGGTCTCGGGGTGGCGGACGCGATGGGCGCGCACCCCGAAGACGGTGGCGAGCAGTTCGGGGGCGAGCACCTCGTCCGGCGGGCCCGAGGCGACGACAGAGCCTTCGCAGATCACGTACAGCAGATCGCAGTACTCCGCCGCGAGGTTGAGGTCGTGCAGCGCGGTCAGCACGGTCACCGCACGGTCGGAGCCGGGCGGCCGCCAGTCGCGTACCAGCGCCAGGAGGTCCAACTGGTGGGCGATGTCCAGGTGGTTGGTCGGCTCGTCGAGCACCAGTACGCGCGGTGACTGTGCGAAGGCGCGGGCCATCAGCACCCGTTGCCGTTCACCGCCGGAGAGGGTGAGAAAGGTTCGGTCCGCCAGATGCCCCGCACCGGCCCGGTCGAGCGCCTCGGAGCAGACCGCGATGTCGCTCGCCGACGGCCGGCCCAGCGCGGAGGCGCGCTGGCGGGGCAGTCGCCCCATGGCGACCACCTCGGCGACCGTGAAGTCGAACTCCGGGGCCGAGTCCTGAGGGAGGGCGGCGACACCCCGGGCCGCGGCCCGCGCGTCCATGGTGTGCAGGTCCTCGCCGTCGAGACGCACGACGCCGTGCGCGGGCCGTAGCGCCCGGTAGACACAGCGCAACAGGGTCGACTTGCCACTGCCGTTGGGGCCCACGAGGCCGACCACCTGACCCGCGGCGACCCCCAGATCGATGTCCCGCAGCAGGCGGGCACCCCCGATGTCGACCGACAGCTTCTCGATGTCGACCCGCATCATCGGCCCCCGAACGCATAGCCACGACGGCGCATCAGCACCAGGAACAGAGGCACGCCGACCACAGCGGTGATCACACCCACCGGGAGTTCGGCGGGCGCGAGCAGCAGTCGGGACAGGATGTCCACCCACACCAGCAGCACCGCACCCATCAGCGGCGCGACAGCCAGTACCCGCCGGTGGTCGGCGCCGACCAGCATCCGGACGAGGTGCGGAACCATCAGACCGACGAAGCCGATCGCACCGCTCACCGCGACCACGGCGGCCGTGACCCCGGCCGTGACGACGAACAGCTCGCGGCGCAGCCGCTCGGGGTTCACTCCCAGCGCGGCCGCGGTCTCGTCGCCCATGGCCAGCGCGTTGAGCCGGCCCGAGGACAGAGCGAGATACGCCAGCCCCGCGGCCACCGTCGCCGCCGCGATCGGCAGCGCGTTCCACGACGCGCCGCTCAGACTGCCCAGCAGCCACATCAGGGCGGACCGTGCGGCCTCGCCGCGTTCCGCGCCGAACACCATCAGGGTGGTGACGGCCGAGAAGCCGTACGACATGGCCGTCCCGGTGAGGATGAGCCGCAGCGGGGTCAGACCGTGCGCGCTGCGGGCCACCGCGTAGACCAGGGTCATGGCCGCGAGCGCGGAGGCGAAGGCGGAGACGGACAGCGCCCAGATCCCGAGTGCCGCGAAGGTGCCGAAGAGGATCACCGCGTTGGCGCCCACAGCCGCGCCGTAGGAGATGCCGAGGACGAAGGGGTCGGCGAGCGCGTTGCGCACCATCGCCTGGACGGCGACGCCCGTCGTGGCCAGGCCCGCACCGACGACGGCCGCGAGCAGGGTGCGGGGGAAACGGATCTCCCAGACGATGCTGTAGGCCGCCGTCTCATCCGCGCCCAAGGTCCCGCCGGTCAGCCCGGCCCACAGCAGTCGCAGCACCTCACCCCACGTCAGATCCGAGGCTCCCAGTGCCACTCCGCACACGAGGGACAGCAGCAGGGCGGCCGCAAGACCGACGGCGAGCGGCCCGGCAGGCGTCCGGCGCGGTGGACCGGCCCCCGGAGACTTCACGGGCGTGGCGGTGGCTGCGGACACGCGCGGTCCTTCGGATCGGGCCGCGGGCATACCTGAGCAAGGGCGGCCCGCACGGCACGAGGCGCGCGGTTTCCCTCTCGCAGTCCACGGCGAGCAGTGGGGAGTTCCGTACGCTCCATGGGTAACCGGGCTTGCACGTCGCCCTGTTCACCGGGCGACATGCTTACCGTTGCGGGTCAGCGCCGGACTCTCACCGGACTTCCCCCACGGGACGCCTGCGCAGCGTAGCAAGGGGCCGTACGCGGGCCGCAACAGGGCGACCGGCCCGCGCTACGAGGTCGACGCGGCTGCCGGACCCGGCTCCGGCGCCGGTGCACGCTCCGCCAGCCGGTGCAGTTCGGCGGTGAACTGGGCGCCGGCGAGCAGCGCCAGGTTCGACACCCACAGCCAGATCAGGAAGACGACGATCCCGGCCAGCGAGCCGTACAGCCTGCTGTAGGTGCCGAATCCGGAGACGTACGCCGTGAAGCCGGCGGAGGCGGTGAGCCAGAGCAGGCCGGCGAGCACACCACCGGGCAG is a genomic window containing:
- a CDS encoding ABC transporter substrate-binding protein — protein: MSVMSRRRCAAFAAVLTLTLAGCGAKKSEPSDAKGDAGPVTIENCGRKVTFDKVPRRVVTNDVGITEIMFALGLEDRMAGYVMPDDKGDLNGVPWHAGYDKVPWLSKKTITREVVLDARADMVFAGWNYGFSEGDGITPDSLRKVGVDSYVLTESCRNGNEKARGIMPPLQALYTDLTNLGKLFGVEDRAAKLIADFKKRIAVVAARTPRSAERPTVFLYDSGEDKPFTAGRFAAPEEIITKAGGTSITHDLADSWTTIGWESVVEKNPDVIVINDYAQPSAEAKRKFLLSYPPLAHVAAVKNRKIFVLDYVDLVESPRNPAAIEALAAYLRTAGG
- a CDS encoding ABC transporter ATP-binding protein, yielding MRVDIEKLSVDIGGARLLRDIDLGVAAGQVVGLVGPNGSGKSTLLRCVYRALRPAHGVVRLDGEDLHTMDARAAARGVAALPQDSAPEFDFTVAEVVAMGRLPRQRASALGRPSASDIAVCSEALDRAGAGHLADRTFLTLSGGERQRVLMARAFAQSPRVLVLDEPTNHLDIAHQLDLLALVRDWRPPGSDRAVTVLTALHDLNLAAEYCDLLYVICEGSVVASGPPDEVLAPELLATVFGVRAHRVRHPETGALRLLFDRLPAPAQLPVAALPEAALPE
- a CDS encoding FecCD family ABC transporter permease, coding for MPAARSEGPRVSAATATPVKSPGAGPPRRTPAGPLAVGLAAALLLSLVCGVALGASDLTWGEVLRLLWAGLTGGTLGADETAAYSIVWEIRFPRTLLAAVVGAGLATTGVAVQAMVRNALADPFVLGISYGAAVGANAVILFGTFAALGIWALSVSAFASALAAMTLVYAVARSAHGLTPLRLILTGTAMSYGFSAVTTLMVFGAERGEAARSALMWLLGSLSGASWNALPIAAATVAAGLAYLALSSGRLNALAMGDETAAALGVNPERLRRELFVVTAGVTAAVVAVSGAIGFVGLMVPHLVRMLVGADHRRVLAVAPLMGAVLLVWVDILSRLLLAPAELPVGVITAVVGVPLFLVLMRRRGYAFGGR